CGCATTAGCGACATGCACGGCGGCCAACGTGCTGAATCCTTTCTGCAGCGAACCAGCGGGCTCGTGGTGAAACACGACAGCATCAACCAAGGCATCGTTCACCCCCCACAAACTGAGCAGTAATCCTCCCACATCCGGATGCGTGGCCTGAAAGACGGCGCGTTCGGCTTCGCAGATCGGAATTCGCTCGGCCTTCACCAGTTTCATCACCTTCCCATACCCGTCCGGAAAATTCGACACAAGGACGAGCACACCAATGTCATGAAGCAACCCGGCCATGAATGCTCGCTCGACCCCCATCGACCCACGCCCCTCCGCCTGCGCAATTGCCCGTGCATGGGTCGCCGTTTCGATACTGTGCCGCCAGAGCCCTTCGAGGGAAACGGAACTGCGCCTGGCCACCGACAATTCAGAAAATACATGCGAGGCCAGGATCAACGACTTGACCGTGTTCACCCCCAACAACGCCACGGCCTGGGCGGGATTGGAAATGGTGCGCCGGAGTCCGTAATACATGGAGTTCACAATTTGAAGCACTTTCGACAGCATCGCCATATCCTTGGCAATGATTCGTCCGGCGGTTTCCGCCGTCGCATGCGGCGACTCCATAGCCAAGACGAATTCC
The Nitrospira sp. genome window above contains:
- a CDS encoding response regulator, with the protein product MKTVLFVDENPASLEMVRQALAPLAGQWEILMAGTVDAALAVFARRPVDVLVSDSHLSGMGGLRLQAEIRARYPGVMRVVCSNAVHRDSMLHGLDVAHQFIAKPFDAAGLGHMLNGLSLLQNRLNNQSLREFISTIAILPSMPMLYQEFVLAMESPHATAETAGRIIAKDMAMLSKVLQIVNSMYYGLRRTISNPAQAVALLGVNTVKSLILASHVFSELSVARRSSVSLEGLWRHSIETATHARAIAQAEGRGSMGVERAFMAGLLHDIGVLVLVSNFPDGYGKVMKLVKAERIPICEAERAVFQATHPDVGGLLLSLWGVNDALVDAVVFHHEPAGSLQKGFSTLAAVHVANAIDEVQDPAITGGVVTAIDDAYLQACGLGKRKADWEGICGASERNNLERTA